A stretch of DNA from Thermococcus sp. Bubb.Bath:
AATGTTCCTTCCTTCGGAGATCTTCTCCAGGAACGATGAATCAACGAGTGCCTTAAGCAACCGCGACAAAACGCTATCGGAAATGCTCCTTCCTTCGGCCCTTTCTAGGTGCTCCTTTATTTCTTCCCACCTACTTTTCCCATGGGCAACGGCCTTCATAATTTCAATGTACCTTTTCTGGGCGGGGGAGCGTTTTTCAAGGAAGCTCCGGAATTCCTGGAGGAGCGAGCGCTTTAGCCTCCTCTACGACTTCATCCACAAGATCCCTCTGGAACCCTCTTTCAATCGCCTTTCTCCCAAAATACCCAGCCAGCCTACTATACCATCGAGCTTGGAAACAGCGTTCTCAATAATCCCCTCTGGGGGAGAAATCCCGACCTGCTTAAATCCCTTGATCAGAACCTCTCCGCTCTGTTCAGGTGTGAACCTATTGAGCTTGATTTCATGGAAGTATCTGCCGTAGAGGGGAGCGTTTGGATCGTTGACCCCAAGGTAATCGTGGAGCAACCCTACCTCTGAGCTTGTCACGACTATCCTCAGCTCGGAATAATCATAAAGATGGGTTATAATGCCGGCAAACTCCGAGCCCACAGGCCCCCTGAGGTACTGGACTTCATCAAAAGCCAGAACTACTCCATACTTCTTAAGCTTCCTGAACAGTGAAAGAAGGTCCGCCTTTGCCTTTCCTCACGAGAGGCTAATCCCAAACCCCATCACACTGACTCTGGAGATGTTTTTCAGATTATCTTTCAGAGCCCTCCAAACTTCCTTGTTTTTCCTGAAAAATTCATTTAAACTCCCTTCAATTCTCTTGTACACGTCCATTCTGGAATTTGGGTTGATTCCCCTGAAATCAACTAGAAGGTAGGGGATTTCAAGCTCGTTCAGCCCCATAATCATCAAGGAGGTCTTTCCCAGTCGTCTTATGCCAGTTATGACGGTTAAGGAGTTTCCGGAGGATATAGAATGCTCAAACTCCTTAAGTTCCTCCCCCCATCATAGAGGTCCTCCCTCTTTGTTTTTGGTCTCACATCGAAATACACAACTACCATCCCAGAGGTTAACTCCTGGGGCAGAAGTTATAGGGTTTTGGGTAGGCTGATGAGGGGGTAGTGACAAGCCGCTACTCTTTTAACTCCCTCTCAAAAATAAAAACGAGCGATGACGAGCTCTAGGGTATCTGAACCGTGGGGACGGCAGTGATGATAAAAAAGAGCCGAGCTCACTCTTTTCAGAATCCCCTTTGAGAATGAATGGAATGAAAAGGGAGCAGAATCAGAGGCTCTTCAGGTATTCGGTGTAGGCCTGGGCGTCCATGAGCTCCTTGAGCTCCTCTTCGAGGTTGCTCGGCTTGAGCTTGGCTATCCAGTTCTCGTAGGGGTCCTCGTTGAGAAGCTCCGGGCTGTCCTCGAGGGCCTCGTTGACCTCGACGACCTCACCGCTGACCGGGGCGTAGACTTCGCTAACGGCCTTGACGCTCTCCAGCTCGCAGAGAACGTCTCCCTTGTTGAATTCTGCCCCGACCTCTGGAAGCTCAACGTAAGCCAGATCGCCGAGCTCCTTCTGGGCGTAGTCGCTTATCCCGACGAGAACGGTTCCGTCCTCAAGGACCTGGGCCCACTCGTGGTCCTTGGTGTAGTACATGCCCTCATTAACCTTGTATTCGCCGACTTCGATCATGAACATCACCGATCATCGTATCAAATTTGACCATTTAAACCTTTCTAAGGTCACTCATGAAGTCTCTTCACTATTTCCATAGTTTAGGTCGTCTTCACACCCATCCAGAGCTCGAATTACTGGTTTGGGGCTATTCCCTTTCTCTCAAGATAATTTTCGATTTCGAGAACGTCCTCCGGGGCCAGCTGAAACACTCGCTTGGATGAGTAGGGCATCCCCTCTGTTATCTCTCGAATTGCCGATTTGTCCGCTCCTATCATGTGGGGGGATTTCTTGAGTGCCGCTGCCACGGTGCTCCTCCTGTGCTGGAAGAGGGCTTTCACGAGGTTTTCATTGAGTTCGATCCTCTCTCCCTGAGGTTTTGGCTCAAGGATCACCACCGCGGAGTCAACTTTTGGCTTGGGCCAGAAAGCTCCCCTACTTATCCTCTCAACGAGTTTTGTATGGGCTTTAGCACGAACCATGAGGGAGAGTCGGGAGTAGTTTTTCTCTCCAGGTTCGGCCACCATCCGCTCCGCAAACTCCAGCTGGTATATCAGAACGGCCTTCTCAAATTCGTGTTTCAGGAGCTTAAATGTTACGGGGGAGGATATCTGATAAGGCAGGTTTGAAAGAACCTTGTTGAAGTCGGGAAAAGGCACTTTGATTGCATCGCCGTGGATTATCTCGACATTGGGCCAGTCGTACTCCCTTTGGAGGATCTCGATTATTCTCCTGTCCTTCTCAATGGCATACACCTTCCCGGCTCTCCTACTGAGAGGATCTGTTAGAACACCCAATCCCGGCCCTATCTCAAGAACTGTGTCCCTCTCAGAAACCTCAGCTCGCTCAATGTTCCTTTCAATTATGTCTGGAACCACTAAAAAGTTTTGACCGAGGTCTTTCCTCGGGTTGAGGTGGTACTTGGAAATTAAATAGAAGAGGTGATCCCTCATTCCCTGAAGAGCCTCCTTGAGCCTACGAAGAGCCTGTACTTGTCCTTGCCCTCTATCTCCTCGACGATCCTCTTGGCTATCATCTCACAGGGATCATGAAGGCCTTTAACCCTGTTCTTGAGGTCTTCGAAGCTCTTAAAGGGCTCCTTCTTCCTTTCGTCCAGGATATCCCACATGAGTTTTTTGCCTATTCCTGGCAAGAGCTCTAGGCTGTGGAGCCTGTTGGTTATAGGGGGTGCCATGTTGAAAAACTTGACAAAGCGCTCTTCGTGATTCTTGATAATTTCCTGCACAACGTAGGGCAGTTCCGCCTTTGCCGCGGCGGTAAGTTCATCGTAGCCGATTTTACGGTTGATCATCAGGATTTTGTCCCTCTCACCCTTGCCGATGAAAACCCTTTCGTAGACCGTCAGGTCGGTTTTGGGTGTTACCTCAAGGAGGGTGAACGCAGTTTCACCTATAACCTGTCCCACGGGCTTTCCGGTTCTCCTTCCCGTCCTTATATCGGTATATCCCTCTGGAAGGTAGTCCAGCACGTAGGCGTATTCCTCGTACTCCTTATTGTGCCTCTTCTTTTGAACACTTTCTCTATATGAGTGGCGCCTGTAGTAGTCCATCTTCTCTCCCCCAGAATTAGTCATTTCCAGAGTTTTTATAGTTTGTGAGAGAAAGTTAAAAAGAAAAGGTCATTCAACGGGCCTGTACTCATCGAGGAGCTTTATTATGGCCTCAGCCTCCTCAGGAGAGGGCATGTACTCCTCTTTGGAGAATATAACGCGCATGTCCGTGTAGTCCTCCGGCATGAGGTCTATGAGTTTGACCGCTATCCTCTCAGTGAGCCAGTCGTAGAGCTCCATGAGCTTGGCCCTGAGCTCCTCGGCCTGCTCAGGTTTGAGCTTTGCAAAGCGCTCGGCGTGCTCAAGGCTAACTCTAGCCTCGTAAAACATGGGCTCTTCAGGGTTCTCCTCCATGCCCTCCTCCCGTCTCTTTGCGAGGAGCTTTCCGGCCTCAGCTATAGCGATGTAGTGCTCCTCAATCTTCTTCCGCCCGATCATACTCATCCCTTCTGGGCCCTGAGGTGAACCGGGTGGACGAAGAAGGTCTTGACCTTGCCGCCGTCGGTGAGCTGGACGATGTATGCATCTCCGCGCTTTCCGACGACGGTCCCGGTTCTTCCGTGGAACCTCGGGTCGGGCATTCCGCGGTGGTAGCTCGGCTCTATGACGATGTGAACCTTCTGCCCGACCTCGAACTCCTGGAGGAACCTGGTGAGCGGCGGAAGTCCCCTCCTCCTAGGGCTCTTGCTTAGCTTTCCGCGCGTCTTCCTCCTGAAGCTGTGCGCTTTCTTAACCATGCTAATCCCTCCAATATGGGTTTTCAATCAGGGCTTCAACCCTTTCAGCAAACACGAACACGATTAGCTTCCCGGACATTCTTTTCGCTTTTCACCGTTAGTTCCCCAACTAACCCGGTCCGGGAATCAGTGAAGCCTCTGGTGAAGCGTTTATAAATTTTTCACCTACCTTTAGAAGAGGCTGTTAGACTTCATTATCAAGCACGTTCAGAACATCTAACCTCTCACACACGGCCTTCTTGCCCAGCAGTTCCGCCACGGATGGGCTGGTTCTTCCCTCATCCCCGGATATCAGCTCCTTTATATAGAGCCCGCCATCGGTTACCAGTCGGAGCTCGAAGTGCCTCTCGTCCACCCACCTGGCCTCCGCCTCGTGAACCCTCCTGACGCGGACTTTATCTGCCCTCGAACGCTCCACGCGACGGGGAGTTCTCTGGCGAATTTCCATACCTGTGAGGCTTTCCGCCACCATCTCCGACTCTTCGGGGGTTACTCCCTCCTCAACATAAACGAGGGCCAGGTATTCCTTTTTATGGGAGGTGGAAAGCAGCATGCTGGCCTCTTCAGAAGTCATAAACCGTAGACCAAGAACCTCCACTTTACCGCTCTCATTTATCACCCTCGCAACCTCCTCGAGGTCAACCCGCCTCTTCCTGGGCCTTTTAATCTCTACCACGAATGGCCTTCCGTTTCCAAGCGTCCTGACGTCGGCGTCCTCCCTTCCAGCCCCTTTGAATACACATTTCCCTCCAAACGCCTTGGAGAACTCGCGACAGATTATCGAAGCTACGCTCTCCTTAAATCCCCGCAGAGGGGTCTGAGGAATGCCCCTGACGAGTTTTCTATATCGTCCGTAGACGTGGATGGGTGAAACCTGAAGCTCAATCTTCCAGGAGTACGGCTCGACTATGAACAGTACGTCGGGTTTTCTTGAGGGTTCCTTACCCGTGGCCTCGGCGAACGCTTTCCCAAGCTCCCGGTTGAACTCGCGGTTGAGGGGTTCGCCTGTTTTTATGCCAAGCTTCCCCCACAGCTCCTCTTCTCTCCTGAGAATGTCTTCGGGGAACCGAGAGCCTATGAGGAAAGTTTCGAACTCGATTCTCTCAACTTCTGATTTCATTACCTCAACAAGCTCAGGAATCCTATCAAAGACGTTACCGCACAGTTCACACCTCTTAGGCTCTTCAATGGGTTTCTCTCCCCTAATTGACCTCTCCATATTAATTACAAAGCGTACAGCCTTACCTCTCTCCTCGTCGGTTCCCTTTCCGAGCTTTGCGAAGAGCCTCCCAAGGCAGTGGTCGCAAAGTTTCACTGTTTTAAGCGCCTCCTCTCCCTTCCCAGTTATCATCGTTTCACCCCGTCCGTAAACTTTAAACCCCTCTCTTTTCACCTTTCAGTGATGACGAGGAGGGAACGGATAATAAGCCTTTTGGAGGAGAAGGACTACTCGCCGAGCGAGTTGGCTAGGGCACTCGATCTGCGGGGAAAGGGGGCAGTGAAAACCATTCTAGAAGACCTAAGGGTCATACAGCGCGTTGTGAAGAGGGAGGGGAAAGTTCTCCTGATAAAACCCGCCGAGTGCAGGAACTGCGGCTTCGTTTTCAAGCCGGAGATAAAAGTCCCCTCCAGGTGCCCCCACTGCAAATCGGAGTGGATAGAAGAGCCAAGGTTTAAGATAGAAAGCAAACTCTGATCACTCTTTTGCCTTTACGAGGAGTATGTCGCCGATGGAAACCACGCGCTCGTAGGGGATTCCAACCTTCTCTCCGGGGAGGGCGAGCGCTATGACCTTTCCGCGACCGGTGTCGATGTCGATCAGGATTTCATCCACGTAGCCCACGTAGTTGCCCTTCGTGTTGTAAATCTGCTTCCCATAAATCCTTGAGAGCCTCAGGACCATTTTAACCACCGGGGTTCTATAGACTTTCTCCTATTTAAGGTTTAAGGTGCGAGCGCATCACGAGCAGCAGCGCCGCCATCATGAAGGAGCCTATTGCCCCGATGACGCCTATGAAGATTGCCCCCAGGGCCATCCTGGGTTCATCGAGAAAGCCGGCCGCCCCTATTATGGCCATCCCCGTTAAGGCTCCGCCGAAGTAGGTCAGACCTGAGAGAAGCACGTCCGCTATTCCCGAAGGTTTTTCCAGGTAAAGGGGAGCGATGGAGAGTGTTATTACTGTGAAGAGCATGCCTCTTGAGAACCACACCCCTGAGAGCGTCAGCGCCAGGAGAATAGCCCCCAGTCCCCCAGCGTAGGCGATTGAAGAACATTTAAACTCCCATTTGATCCCTGCGAAGATGAGTCCCCCAATGAGGGCACCCAGGAGGTAGACCCACCATGTGCTGGATATGGAAGCGTAATCGGGCATCAGCTTCACGACTACCAATAGGGCCGCAAAGACTCCAACCCCCATTCCTGCGGGGATGTTTTTGAGATTCACTTTTCTCCCTCCTCAGTTATATAGAGCTTCAGCCTGTCGCCATCCTTCAATCCAAGGCTTTCCCTCAGGTTGGTCGGTGCTATAATCTCAGCTATCTTCGGAGGGTGGACGGTTCTGGATGGGACGACTATAGCACCGTTAACTCCTTTTATCCTGACCGAGTATGCTTTAACGTCCCCGAAGCTTCTACCTCCTTTCACGAAGCCGGGGATCAGAGTGGGTCTAACGGTGCAGAGGGCATCGAATATCGTCCTGGGAAATATGACGCGGAGGTTGAGGGTGCCCGGATACGGATCGAAGCCAAGGTACTCGTGTATCCTCTCCCGATACTGTTCTATGTAATACGCCCCCTCGCCGAGACCGGAGATGACTTCCCCCACAATAACACCATTGTAAAGGGCCTTTCCAAGTTCTGAATACAGGTTTTCGAGGTACTCCATGGCTTTTTCAGTGAGCTCAACGTACGTTCTCCTTCCCAGCACTTCCCTCTCAAGTAGCCCCTCTTCCACGAGGGAATCTATCGAACGGAGGGCAGTCTGGGGGGATACCCCAAGCTTTTCCGCCAGTTCTCTCACGGTTATAGCTTTTCTTTCACCTATCGCACCCAGTTTAGCGAGTTCGAGGAGCAAAGGAATTTTCTCCATAGCTGGCACCCTTTGAGAGTTTGTCGGCAATCCTGAGCGGAAGGGGATAGCCGTTCCTGTTTAAAGCGTTAACTATCTCGACCGCCAAGGGCAAGTCGATCAAGTGCCCAACGCTCACGTAGGCCTTTCCGACCTTTACCCACGAGCCTTCCGGGACATCCCTAAGCGGCCGTTTGGCAATCCCGATCGTTGGAATTCCAAGGACGAGGCCGAGGTGAGATGCCAAGCCGTATCCCCTCGGGTGAGCCCTTCCGTGCCCCTCAGCGAGGAGAACGTCAGGTCTGTCCCTCCCAACTACAACGAGAACAGGCCGCGTTTCCCTGAGGAAGAAGAAAGTTGAGACATACGGGAAACTCGCCTTCACCTTAACAACCCTCTTTTTCAGCAGTTTGCAGTCCGGGAAGGAGCAGAGCACGAAGGCAGCTCTGGCTATATTATCCTTGTAAGAGACATCAACGGCCCCAACCGTTCTGACCTTTGAGACCTCCAGCGGGCTCTCAACTACCCTTTCAGCAAGCTTTCTTTGAACTTTGGCTATTTTCTCAAGGAGTTCATTGGGAGCTCTCTCCATTTCCCACCGCCGCGTTCAGCTTCTCCTCAAGCCTCTTGTTCAGCTTGGCCCTCGTGAGGTCTTCGAGGGTTCTCTCAAGTATGTGTCTCGCCTGATCCTGCTTCGTCCTGACGTTCACGAGGCCTTTGGGGTACTCAAACGCCATCAGCTCACCGTAGAGCTCTTCCATGAAGCGGTAGACCTTTTCAGCTTCCTCAACTTTCCCATCGAGTAGCAGAAGAAGAAACCTTCTCCGCAGTTCTCCGATGAAATCGCCAAACCCGAGGATGTAGTCCGCCTCTGGAATTCCCAGCTCCCACGGGTCGGGGAGCTCCCGCCCCTCAATGTAAGCGAGAAGAAGGCTCGCTTCGGCGAACTCCTGGTTGGCGGTCTGGACGTAACCTGAGTAGTAGAGCATCGGGTAGTTCTCCAGCTTTTCCTTCAATCTTCTCACGAGCTCTCCGGCCTTACCAAGTCTGTCCTCGGCAGTTTGAAAATCCCCTCTGTGGGCGGCTTTGACAGCGTCCCCGCTCAGTCGCACTATCTCACGGGTAATCCTGAGCGCCTCTTCCCTCATGGAGTCGGCTTCGTCTAGATAGGCCCTGATTTTTTCCATCGTTTTCTTGAGCTTCATACCATCACCATCTCCCCTTTGGTGAAAGACCTTAAAAGAGAACCCGGTATCGTTTTATAGTGTTCGACAGAGACCCCAGGGGGATGGACATGAAGGACAGGAAGATAGACCTTTTCATGAAGAAAAACAACCTCAACATAGGGGATTTGGTTCGTGTAACCGAAAGAGACGGTTCCACGTATGAAGGAAGGGTGATGCCACCCTACGAGCTTTCTCCGGGAGAGACGCTCACGATTAAGCTTGACAACGGCTACAACATCGGCATTTTGATAGACGCTATAGAGAGCATTGAAGTCGTTGAGAAGGCTAAGGAAGCCCCGAAGATGGAGTTCAAGGAAGTCCTGCCGAGAAAGGAAGGGCTTCCGGGGGTTACCATCCTTGGAACCGGCGGAACGATAGCGAGCAGGATAGACTACAAGACCGGTGCTGTCCACGCGGCTTTTACGGCGGAGGAGCTGGCCAAGGCAGTCCCGGAGATATTTGAGATAGCGAACATAACACCCAAGCTCCTGTTCAACATAATGAGCGAGGACATGAAGCCTGAGTACTGGAAGAGAATAGCCCACGAGACTGCTAAAGCCCTCAACTCCGGTGAGGACGGTGTTGTCATCGCCCACGGAACGGATACACTCGGTTACACGGCTGCCGCACTCAGCTTTATGCTCAGGAACCTCACCAAGCCAGTAGTTCTCGTGGGTTCCCAGAGGAGCTCTGACAGGCCGAGCAGCGACGCCGCCACCAACCTTATCTGTTCAACGAGAATGGCAACGGCCGATGCCGGTGAGGTCATGGTGGTCATGCACGGAGAAACGGGCGACACCTACTGTTTGGCCCACCGCGGAACCAAGGTCAGGAAGATGCACACGAGCAGGAGGGACACCTTCAGGAGCATCAACGACATTCCAATAGCAAAGGTCTGGCCCGATGGGAAGATCGAGTACCTCAGGTACGATTACAGAAAGAGGAGTGAGGGCGAAGTCGAGGTTGACGACAGCTTCGAAGAGAGGGTCGCGATACTCAAAATCTATCCTGGTGTAACGAGTGAGCTCCTTGAGTTTTTCGTTGATAAAGGCTACAAGGGAATCGTCATCGAGGGAACCGGTCTCGGCCACACCCCGAATTACATGATTCCGGCCATTGAGAGGGCCGTTGAGAACGGAGTTGCTGTCTGCATGACGAGCCAGTGTCTCTACGGTAGGGTGAACCTCAACGTCTACTCCACCGGAAGGAGGCTCCTCAAGGCAGGCGTTATACCCTGTGAGGACATGCTTCCGGAGACGGCCTACGTCAAGCTCGGCTGGGTTCTCGGACACACTGACGACCCTGAAGAGGTAAGGAAGATGATGCTGGCCAACTACGCCGGCGAGATAACGCCCTACACGAGGTTTGACACGTTCCTGAGGTGATGATGATGACCGATAAGTTCAACTACGAGGAGCTCGGCCTTAAGGTCGGTCTTGAGATACACAGGCAGCTCGACACCAAGAAGCTGTTCTCACCCGTCCCGAGCGAGTTCAGCGAGGAAGTTGACTTCACCTTTGAAAGGAGATTGAGGCCCACGATGAGCGAGCTGGGAGAAATTGACCCAGCAGCCCTTGAGGAGTTCAAGAAGGGAAAGAAGTTCATCTACGAGGGCAACTACAAGCTTACGGACCTCGTTTACATGGACGAGGAGCCGCCGAGGGGGCCGGAGGGGGAGGCCCTTGAAGTTGCCCTCCAGATAAGCTACCTCCTCAACGCCAAGCCGGTCGATGAGGTTCACTTCATGCGCAAGATCGTCATAGATGGATCAAACGTCTCGGGCTTCCAGAGGACCGCGATAGTGGCCATGAACGGGAAAGTTGATACCCCCTGGGGAAGCGTGGGTATACCCACAGTCTGCCTTGAGGAAGACGCCTGCCGTATCGTCGAGAGGAAGGAGAAGGAGGTAATCTACCGCCTCGACCGCCTTGGAATCCCGCTGGTCGAGATAAGCACCACTCCGGACATACACCATCCGGAGCAGGCGAAGGTCGTTGCCAAGTACATAGGCGACGCTTTGAGGGCCACGAGAAAGGTAAAGCGCGGCCTGGGAACCATCAGGCAGGACCTCAACGTCTCGATCAGGGGTGGAGCGAGGGTCGAGATAAAGGGCGTCCAGGAGCTTGACATGATACCCCTCATCATAGAGCGGGAAGTCGAGAGGCAGCTGAATCTGCTCAAGATACGGGACGAGCTGAGGAAGAGGGGCATTAAGCCGGAGGGCATCAAGGAGGAGTTCTACGACGTGACCGAAGTCTTCCAGAGCACCGGCTCAAAGATAATCGCAAGGACGATAAAGAAGGGCGGCAAGGTTCTCGCGGTAAAGCTCCCCAAGTTCCGCGGTCTCATCGGAAAGGAGGTACAGCCTGGAAGAAGGCTCGGAACGGAGATGGCCGACAGGGCCAAGAAGTACGTTAAGGGCATCTTCCACATTGATGAATTACCGAATTACGGAATTACAGAATTAGAGGTTAACGCTGTTATTGAAAAACTTGGTCTTGGGGAGGAGGACGCCTTTGTCCTCGTCGCGGCAGAGGAAGAGACCGCCAAGAACGCGCTCCGTGAGGTGGTTAAGAGGGCCCAGGAAGCCATTGAAGGCGTTCCGGAGGAGACGAGAAGGGCCCTGCCCGATGGAAACACGCAATATATGCGCCCGCTTCCAGGAAAAGCCAGGATGTACCCTGAAACAGACATACCATCGATATTCCTCCCGCCGGAGGAGAAGCAGAGAATAAAGGCCAACCTACCCGAGCTCCCACAGGAGAGGGTTGAGCGATACGTTAAGGAGTACAGGATAGATAGGAGCCTCGCAGAAACTCTGGTAAACGACGAGCGCGATGAGCTCTTCGAGGAGCTAATAAAGGGTGGAGTTAAACCGTCATTAGCGGCCTCAATACTCGTTGTCGTCCTCAAGGGGCTCAAGAAGGAGGTCCCGATAGAGAAGGTCACCGACGAGCACATCAGGGAGGCCTTTGAGCTCTACCTCGAAGGGAAGATAGCGAAGGAGGCATTTGAGGAGATATTCAAGGAGCTTGCCCTCCATCCGGAGAAGAGCGCAAAGCAGGTGGCAGAGGAAAAGGGACTGACGCTCCTCAGCGAGGAAGATGTTGAGAGGATCATAGCTGAGGTTATCCACCAGAATATTGACGTCATTAAGGCCAAAGGGATGGGTGCAATGGGCATGATAATGGGCAGGGCGATGGCGAAGCTTCGCGGAAGGGCAGACGGAAAGCTCGTCAACCAGATCGTAAGGAAGAAGATTCAGGAGATAGCGGGCTGAGGTTTTTAAGCCCTTTTTCCTGATCCCTTTTGTGGAAAGAAATGAAGGCCCGGTTCACTGTCTTCTACTGCATTAGAGAGGACGGGCTAAAGGATCTCAACATAAAGGGCTACCTCAAACTTTTCGGGCCGGATGTTCAGGCTCTCACAGATGCCCTCTTTCAGATCGCCCAGACTTCGGAGGTAATAACAGTTCTAAGGGCTAATGCAGGTGATTATTCCGTTGTGTACGTTGTCCCCGGGGAGGTTAAGGGAGTCCAGTGCAAAGAGGCCTACGAGTTCCTTGTCCAGAAGGAGATGGGTCTGTCAAAGGTGGCCGAGGAGATAGCTGGAAAGAATTCAGGTGGACCAATCCTAAGCGGGGCTTTAATTCTGGCTGGAATAGCGGTTTTATTCTACACAGGCTACCACTATCACATGCTCTCGGAGATGAACAACCTGCTGCTCCTCTTCGTGGGCCTTCTTCTCAGTGTTCTCGGCGGCTTATTAAGGGGATATCAGAAGAAGAGGGTCAGGATATCGGCTCCCCGTCACTGGTCGGAGTGAGGAAAACCCTCCCGTTTAAAGTTCTTGATGTTGATCTTTATGTTTGGCCTTTCCACTAAAAACGCAACGTTTTTAAAATTCAAAGTAGTATAGCTAGCCAATGAAAGCGAGGGGCAAGTTTTCAAGGATAACCCACCGATGGATGCTGAACAAATATGTGATGTACGCCCGGATTAGATGTGAGGCTCTTTCGATGTGTGCCTCAAAGCTGGAGGCAATTTTCAAGGCCTCTGGAGTTGGGTTCGTCAGACTGCTCGAGCCCGATCCCGATACTCTTGCATCCTATGCGGACGGGCTCTACCCCGGAAGTCCGTTGAGATAGTCGAGCTTACCGATGGGATGAGCAGGATGTTCTATCTGGCTGCACCCCAGGTTCCGGTTAGGCTGGAGGGAGAACTTAAACCCGAGTTTACCCTTTTCTTCAATGTGAAGAGCAGGAAAGCCCTAGAAATTCTTCTTAGAATACTCGGAAAGAATAGAATCAGCGGAAAAAGATACAGACGCCGTTCCGGGATAAACTTTGCGATAAGCTTTCTAGGGAGCTTCTTCTTCTCGGTCCTCTTTAACTTTGGAAATTACTGGCTCCAATCCATTGTTTTCCTTGCCCTCACAGTTTTAATATACCTCATCATTGACTACCC
This window harbors:
- a CDS encoding ATP-binding protein, which translates into the protein MFRKLKKYGVVLAFDEVQYLRGPVGSEFAGIITHLYDYSELRIVVTSSEVGLLHDYLGVNDPNAPLYGRYFHEIKLNRFTPEQSGEVLIKGFKQVGISPPEGIIENAVSKLDGIVGWLGILGERRLKEGSRGILWMKS
- the gcvH gene encoding glycine cleavage system protein GcvH, with the translated sequence MIEVGEYKVNEGMYYTKDHEWAQVLEDGTVLVGISDYAQKELGDLAYVELPEVGAEFNKGDVLCELESVKAVSEVYAPVSGEVVEVNEALEDSPELLNEDPYENWIAKLKPSNLEEELKELMDAQAYTEYLKSL
- the rsmA gene encoding 16S rRNA (adenine(1518)-N(6)/adenine(1519)-N(6))-dimethyltransferase RsmA, producing the protein MRDHLFYLISKYHLNPRKDLGQNFLVVPDIIERNIERAEVSERDTVLEIGPGLGVLTDPLSRRAGKVYAIEKDRRIIEILQREYDWPNVEIIHGDAIKVPFPDFNKVLSNLPYQISSPVTFKLLKHEFEKAVLIYQLEFAERMVAEPGEKNYSRLSLMVRAKAHTKLVERISRGAFWPKPKVDSAVVILEPKPQGERIELNENLVKALFQHRRSTVAAALKKSPHMIGADKSAIREITEGMPYSSKRVFQLAPEDVLEIENYLERKGIAPNQ
- a CDS encoding DUF655 domain-containing protein, producing MDYYRRHSYRESVQKKRHNKEYEEYAYVLDYLPEGYTDIRTGRRTGKPVGQVIGETAFTLLEVTPKTDLTVYERVFIGKGERDKILMINRKIGYDELTAAAKAELPYVVQEIIKNHEERFVKFFNMAPPITNRLHSLELLPGIGKKLMWDILDERKKEPFKSFEDLKNRVKGLHDPCEMIAKRIVEEIEGKDKYRLFVGSRRLFRE
- a CDS encoding RNA polymerase Rpb4 family protein, with translation MIGRKKIEEHYIAIAEAGKLLAKRREEGMEENPEEPMFYEARVSLEHAERFAKLKPEQAEELRAKLMELYDWLTERIAVKLIDLMPEDYTDMRVIFSKEEYMPSPEEAEAIIKLLDEYRPVE
- a CDS encoding 50S ribosomal protein L21e — protein: MVKKAHSFRRKTRGKLSKSPRRRGLPPLTRFLQEFEVGQKVHIVIEPSYHRGMPDPRFHGRTGTVVGKRGDAYIVQLTDGGKVKTFFVHPVHLRAQKG
- a CDS encoding tRNA pseudouridine(54/55) synthase Pus10; translated protein: MITGKGEEALKTVKLCDHCLGRLFAKLGKGTDEERGKAVRFVINMERSIRGEKPIEEPKRCELCGNVFDRIPELVEVMKSEVERIEFETFLIGSRFPEDILRREEELWGKLGIKTGEPLNREFNRELGKAFAEATGKEPSRKPDVLFIVEPYSWKIELQVSPIHVYGRYRKLVRGIPQTPLRGFKESVASIICREFSKAFGGKCVFKGAGREDADVRTLGNGRPFVVEIKRPRKRRVDLEEVARVINESGKVEVLGLRFMTSEEASMLLSTSHKKEYLALVYVEEGVTPEESEMVAESLTGMEIRQRTPRRVERSRADKVRVRRVHEAEARWVDERHFELRLVTDGGLYIKELISGDEGRTSPSVAELLGKKAVCERLDVLNVLDNEV
- a CDS encoding transcriptional regulator, whose product is MMTRRERIISLLEEKDYSPSELARALDLRGKGAVKTILEDLRVIQRVVKREGKVLLIKPAECRNCGFVFKPEIKVPSRCPHCKSEWIEEPRFKIESKL
- a CDS encoding PRC-barrel domain-containing protein, with the protein product MVLRLSRIYGKQIYNTKGNYVGYVDEILIDIDTGRGKVIALALPGEKVGIPYERVVSIGDILLVKAKE
- a CDS encoding DUF120 domain-containing protein, which translates into the protein MEKIPLLLELAKLGAIGERKAITVRELAEKLGVSPQTALRSIDSLVEEGLLEREVLGRRTYVELTEKAMEYLENLYSELGKALYNGVIVGEVISGLGEGAYYIEQYRERIHEYLGFDPYPGTLNLRVIFPRTIFDALCTVRPTLIPGFVKGGRSFGDVKAYSVRIKGVNGAIVVPSRTVHPPKIAEIIAPTNLRESLGLKDGDRLKLYITEEGEK
- a CDS encoding endonuclease V, giving the protein MERAPNELLEKIAKVQRKLAERVVESPLEVSKVRTVGAVDVSYKDNIARAAFVLCSFPDCKLLKKRVVKVKASFPYVSTFFFLRETRPVLVVVGRDRPDVLLAEGHGRAHPRGYGLASHLGLVLGIPTIGIAKRPLRDVPEGSWVKVGKAYVSVGHLIDLPLAVEIVNALNRNGYPLPLRIADKLSKGASYGENSFAPRTR
- the gatD gene encoding Glu-tRNA(Gln) amidotransferase subunit GatD; translation: MKDRKIDLFMKKNNLNIGDLVRVTERDGSTYEGRVMPPYELSPGETLTIKLDNGYNIGILIDAIESIEVVEKAKEAPKMEFKEVLPRKEGLPGVTILGTGGTIASRIDYKTGAVHAAFTAEELAKAVPEIFEIANITPKLLFNIMSEDMKPEYWKRIAHETAKALNSGEDGVVIAHGTDTLGYTAAALSFMLRNLTKPVVLVGSQRSSDRPSSDAATNLICSTRMATADAGEVMVVMHGETGDTYCLAHRGTKVRKMHTSRRDTFRSINDIPIAKVWPDGKIEYLRYDYRKRSEGEVEVDDSFEERVAILKIYPGVTSELLEFFVDKGYKGIVIEGTGLGHTPNYMIPAIERAVENGVAVCMTSQCLYGRVNLNVYSTGRRLLKAGVIPCEDMLPETAYVKLGWVLGHTDDPEEVRKMMLANYAGEITPYTRFDTFLR